In Lasioglossum baleicum chromosome 19, iyLasBale1, whole genome shotgun sequence, the following proteins share a genomic window:
- the LOC143218289 gene encoding uncharacterized protein LOC143218289, with protein MNAKLLLVVAFAAVAFAADEPAKPETAEEKPKEKRGVYGLGYGGYSGYSGYGGYGGYNGYSGYGLDSGLGLSAYSSYPSIGISHGVSTVLTKEVPVAVPHPVAVPVEKHVPVAVKVPVAVPVDRPYPVHVPKPYPVEVTKHVPVPVDRPVPYPVSVPVKVAVPAPYPVKVAQPIAVPYVKHVPVPVAQPVVVEKQYPGWSSGYSSGYSSW; from the exons ATGAACGCCAAG CTTTTATTAGTCGTCGCCTTCGCGGCAGTAGCTTTCGCCGCCGATGAGCCCGCGAAACCCGAAACCGCCGAGGAGAAGCCGAAGGAAAAGCGTGGAGTGTACGGCCTGGGCTATGGCGGATACAGCGGATACAGCGGATACGGTGGATACGGTGGATACAACGGATACAGCGGATACGGATTGGACTCTGGTTTGGGACTGTCCGCGTACTCCAGCTATCCTTCCATCGGCATCAGCCACGGTGTTTCGACGGTGTTGACCAAGGAAGTGCCCGTTGCCGTGCCTCATCCAGTCGCAGTCCCTGTTGAGAAGCACGTCCCAGTAGCAGTCAAG GTACCAGTCGCAGTGCCGGTCGACCGCCCGTACCCCGTGCACGTCCCGAAGCCGTACCCAGTTGAGGTGACGAAGCACGTCCCAGTGCCCGTGGACAGGCCAGTGCCGTACCCAGTCAGCGTACCAGTGAAGGTTGCAGTGCCAGCTCCGTACCCCGTGAAGGTTGCCCAGCCCATCGCCGTCCCCTACGTGAAGCACGTCCCAGTCCCAGTGGCGCAGCCGGTCGTCGTTGAGAAGCAGTACCCCGGCTGGTCGTCTGGCTACTCGTCTGGCTACTCCTCCTGGTAA